In Nitrospira sp. MA-1, one genomic interval encodes:
- the msrA gene encoding peptide-methionine (S)-S-oxide reductase MsrA, producing MTVIHHGNLAAEESQYAKATFAGGCFWCMEEVYEKVDGVVSVVSGYTGGQLSNPTYEQVSAGGTGHTESVEVTYDPTKVTYQHLLEVFWHNVDPTTPNAQFCDHGNQYRTAIFYHDEGQKMLIDESKKALESSKSFPQPIVTEIVPVSVFFSAEAYHQDFYKKNPVRYKFYKWNCGRSQRLEELWGKS from the coding sequence ATGACAGTCATCCATCATGGAAATCTTGCCGCCGAGGAAAGTCAATATGCCAAGGCTACATTTGCAGGAGGTTGCTTCTGGTGCATGGAAGAAGTGTATGAAAAAGTTGATGGCGTGGTATCGGTTGTTTCAGGGTATACGGGAGGGCAGTTGTCCAATCCAACATATGAACAAGTTTCGGCCGGAGGAACGGGTCATACTGAATCCGTTGAAGTGACCTACGATCCTACCAAGGTCACGTATCAACATTTATTGGAGGTGTTTTGGCATAATGTTGATCCTACAACCCCGAATGCCCAGTTCTGTGATCATGGTAATCAATATCGGACCGCAATATTCTACCATGACGAAGGGCAAAAAATGTTAATTGATGAATCCAAAAAGGCGTTAGAAAGTTCAAAGTCCTTTCCCCAACCAATTGTGACCGAGATTGTTCCAGTTTCGGTCTTCTTCTCCGCTGAAGCCTATCATCAGGATTTTTATAAAAAGAATCCGGTCCGCTATAAATTTTATAAATGGAATTGTGGTCGTTCACAGCGTTTGGAAGAGTTATGGGGAAAGTCATAA
- a CDS encoding matrixin family metalloprotease has product MKSYRWYFTRAFMAVGMVIGFAACSQLHTTRLPVVDNGPKNSPDQGKQILSDNAKQKRDEWNIKPFEEFKAQTYKEPFEGGKYIVNGDTPILNEKLLQEFFETRIKESINSREGVRTKLTVHQVNGQDAVWNSVEKRQLTYCVSKTFGANYEKMKSDIEAAGNAWEAVAAVDFIYVGGEDDSCTASNQNVVFDVRPVNVNGQYLARAFFPNEPRSSRNVLVDNSSFQLDPNGKLSLQGILRHELGHTLGFRHEHTRPDSGACFEDNNWRPLTSYDAFSVMHYPQCNGKGDWALTLTNIDNNGSACLYGPAQGFTIDASICQGPDEPSGPIACGPKTETVVGQSVAKNAEQIYGPFGVVPGTLVEVVMHGEANPGDPDLYVRFNQDPTTTAYDCRPYLSGAEEKCVLDVPTNGTAVHVKVRGYSAAHFNLTVTHTPAH; this is encoded by the coding sequence ATGAAAAGTTATCGATGGTATTTCACGCGGGCATTCATGGCGGTAGGAATGGTCATCGGATTTGCCGCCTGTTCACAACTCCATACAACTCGCCTGCCAGTGGTTGACAATGGGCCAAAAAATTCACCAGACCAGGGCAAACAAATTTTGTCGGATAACGCAAAACAAAAACGGGACGAGTGGAACATCAAACCCTTTGAGGAGTTTAAAGCCCAGACGTATAAAGAACCATTTGAAGGCGGGAAATATATTGTGAATGGAGATACACCGATTCTCAATGAAAAACTCCTACAGGAATTTTTTGAAACCAGGATAAAGGAGTCGATCAACTCTCGCGAAGGGGTTCGAACGAAATTAACCGTTCATCAAGTCAATGGTCAGGACGCAGTTTGGAATTCAGTAGAAAAACGACAACTGACCTACTGTGTCAGTAAAACTTTTGGCGCGAATTATGAGAAGATGAAATCCGACATAGAGGCGGCCGGCAATGCATGGGAGGCGGTGGCTGCGGTTGATTTCATTTATGTAGGGGGAGAGGATGACTCTTGCACGGCGTCTAACCAGAATGTGGTTTTTGATGTGCGCCCGGTTAACGTGAATGGCCAATACCTGGCCCGAGCCTTTTTCCCCAATGAACCACGCTCCTCACGAAATGTCTTGGTGGATAATAGTTCATTTCAATTGGATCCAAATGGCAAGCTATCGTTACAAGGAATATTGCGGCATGAATTAGGACATACGCTTGGGTTCCGGCATGAACATACCCGCCCGGATTCGGGTGCGTGTTTCGAAGATAATAATTGGCGGCCGTTAACCAGTTACGATGCCTTCTCGGTCATGCATTATCCGCAATGTAACGGCAAAGGGGATTGGGCGTTGACCCTGACCAACATCGATAATAATGGGTCAGCGTGTTTGTATGGCCCTGCGCAGGGATTCACCATTGATGCCTCGATTTGTCAGGGGCCCGACGAACCGTCGGGGCCCATAGCCTGCGGACCCAAAACGGAAACTGTTGTCGGACAAAGTGTGGCCAAGAATGCAGAGCAAATCTATGGTCCCTTTGGGGTGGTTCCGGGAACATTAGTGGAAGTGGTTATGCATGGAGAGGCAAACCCTGGTGATCCAGATCTCTATGTTCGGTTCAATCAGGATCCGACAACGACTGCTTATGATTGCCGTCCCTATCTGTCGGGTGCGGAAGAAAAGTGCGTCCTGGATGTGCCAACCAACGGGACTGCGGTTCATGTTAAGGTGCGGGGATATTCAGCCGCGCATTTCAATCTTACCGTGACTCATACGCCAGCACATTAA
- a CDS encoding SUMF1/EgtB/PvdO family nonheme iron enzyme: MLHIFFLPVTAVRLSHYRFLIAFLAIGLLFGLSCLAIGETHPPPDEVDEHIAHIADLAKPSPQVPIPEGMFLMGTNRRDDIRHSLEMHYDDTEFPQRPIWVDGFSMDRYEVNLGEYLAFLLTTNRQVSQELRELIWHLHSVHFIPDQALASWPALYITWEEANAFCEHHNKRLPSEAEWEKAARGESARIFPWGEMDPTADLAVFGQYHVHEIPLVAAVDSFEDGQSIYKVLHLAGNIAEWVNDWLGPDYYPIMPEKNPPGPKMGRYKVVRGGSWKSRPVMLRAATRGGAFPEERSANIGFRCAQSHP; encoded by the coding sequence ATGCTCCACATATTCTTCCTGCCGGTCACAGCAGTTCGACTCTCCCATTATCGTTTTTTGATTGCCTTCCTTGCCATAGGGCTTCTCTTTGGACTGTCCTGTTTGGCAATTGGAGAGACTCACCCACCTCCCGACGAAGTTGATGAGCATATTGCACATATCGCCGACTTGGCCAAACCCTCTCCACAAGTTCCGATTCCAGAAGGGATGTTTTTGATGGGAACCAATCGTCGAGACGATATTCGCCATAGCCTTGAAATGCATTATGATGACACAGAATTTCCTCAACGTCCCATTTGGGTAGATGGATTTTCCATGGATCGCTATGAAGTCAACTTAGGCGAATACTTGGCATTTCTACTCACAACCAACAGGCAGGTCTCTCAGGAATTACGGGAACTCATTTGGCACCTCCATAGCGTGCATTTCATCCCGGATCAGGCACTCGCTTCATGGCCGGCCCTCTACATCACATGGGAGGAAGCCAATGCATTTTGCGAACATCATAACAAGAGACTGCCGTCGGAAGCTGAATGGGAGAAAGCCGCAAGAGGGGAATCTGCCCGCATCTTTCCTTGGGGTGAGATGGACCCGACAGCGGACTTAGCCGTATTCGGGCAATACCACGTCCATGAAATTCCTCTGGTTGCTGCCGTGGATAGCTTCGAGGATGGCCAAAGTATTTATAAAGTATTGCATTTGGCTGGCAATATCGCGGAATGGGTTAATGATTGGCTGGGACCAGATTATTACCCCATCATGCCAGAAAAGAATCCGCCTGGTCCTAAAATGGGGCGCTATAAGGTTGTGCGCGGGGGCTCATGGAAAAGCCGGCCCGTTATGTTGCGTGCAGCGACTCGAGGAGGGGCCTTTCCAGAAGAACGTTCTGCGAACATCGGTTTCCGCTGTGCTCAGTCCCACCCCTAA
- the ruvB gene encoding Holliday junction branch migration DNA helicase RuvB: MDDRILTTHLIEEEQGLEGTLRPQRLTEYIGQERMKESLRVCIDAATGRGEALDHAIFYGPPGLGKTTIAHIIAKEMGGTIRSTSGLVLTHAGDLAAILANLQPRDVLFIDEIHRLPPAAEEVLYPAMEDYQIDLVIGQGPSLRTMKLDLPPFTLIGATTRAGSLTSPLRERFGLVYRLDYYLPEELQVIIVRSARLLGVHIDDEGAGEISCRARGTPRIANRLIKRVRDFAEVKAQGRITRSVAQEALQWLGVDHAGFDEMDRKILLTIIKKFKGGPVGIDALAAAIQEEKSTIEDVYEPFLLQSGYLDRTARGRQITSKALQHFGENPNLFSMGI, translated from the coding sequence ATGGACGACCGAATTCTTACCACCCATCTCATAGAAGAAGAGCAAGGCCTTGAGGGGACTCTTAGGCCTCAACGCTTAACGGAATATATCGGGCAGGAGCGGATGAAAGAATCGCTTCGGGTCTGTATTGACGCGGCGACGGGAAGAGGAGAAGCCTTAGACCATGCCATTTTCTATGGGCCTCCGGGATTGGGTAAAACCACCATCGCTCACATCATCGCCAAAGAAATGGGAGGCACGATTCGTTCTACCTCCGGGCTGGTGCTCACCCATGCGGGAGACCTAGCCGCCATTTTGGCTAATCTTCAACCACGGGATGTTCTGTTTATCGATGAAATTCATCGATTACCGCCAGCAGCCGAAGAGGTCTTATATCCCGCCATGGAGGACTACCAAATCGATTTGGTGATTGGACAGGGCCCCTCACTGCGCACCATGAAATTAGATCTCCCGCCTTTTACACTCATTGGAGCCACCACACGAGCGGGCTCACTCACCTCTCCTCTGCGAGAACGCTTTGGACTAGTTTATCGATTGGATTATTATTTACCTGAAGAGCTGCAGGTCATCATTGTGCGTTCCGCTAGACTGCTCGGCGTCCACATTGATGATGAGGGGGCAGGGGAAATTTCCTGCCGGGCTCGTGGGACTCCCCGTATTGCTAATCGGTTAATCAAGCGTGTGCGTGACTTCGCGGAAGTCAAAGCCCAAGGACGTATCACGAGATCGGTCGCACAGGAAGCTTTACAATGGCTAGGCGTCGACCATGCGGGCTTTGATGAAATGGACCGCAAAATACTATTGACCATAATTAAAAAATTCAAAGGGGGACCGGTTGGCATCGACGCCTTGGCTGCAGCGATCCAAGAAGAAAAATCCACCATAGAAGATGTGTACGAACCTTTTCTACTTCAATCCGGATATCTGGATCGAACGGCCCGAGGCCGACAAATCACCTCAAAAGCTTTGCAACATTTTGGAGAAAATCCTAATCTCTTTTCGATGGGGATCTGA
- the uvrA gene encoding excinuclease ABC subunit UvrA gives MNNSIVIRGARQHNLKNLDLEFPRDQLVVITGLSGSGKSSLAFDTIYAEGQRRYVESLSAYARQFLDQMTKPDVDSIEGLSPAISIEQKTTSQNPRSTVGTVTEIYDYFRLLFARIGQPFCYLCGNAIAAQTVQQMVDAIHGLPLGTKIHILAPIVRGRKGEYRKELLAARKAGFVRARIDGAIRDLGESIHLHKQRKHTIEIVIDRLIVKSEPGVSRRLADSVETALKLAHGLVGVLTEDDQVRVYSEHLACIQCGVSYSEISPRIFSFNSPHGACDGCDGIGYEASTHSDWEEWTFDTPCEKCGGGRLKKESLAIKIGGQSIAELTHLSVRNTLAFMNALNLTDREQMIGERVLKEIRERLEFLLNVGLGYLTLDRPSATLSGGEGQRIRLATQIGSGLVGVLYILDEPSIGLHQRDHRRLLKTLLRLRDMGNTVVVVEHDAETMRAADYVLDLGPGAGVEGGELVAHGSPAVVMAHPTSLTGQYLNGNRRVSLPHRARLAKGFLTVVGAEKHNLRDLTVNFPLGLLTCVTGVSGSGKSTLVVDVLFRSLGQGFSQKKPVFEGCREIRGLDQLDKLIDIDQSPIGRTPRSNPATYTGLFSFIRDLFAQLPESRVRGYKPGRYSFNVKGGRCEACQGDGLIKIEMHFLPDIYVTCEACNGQRYNRETLDVTYRGRTIADVLNMTVAEALEFFVNIPPLRIRLQTLSDVGLHYIKLGQSATTLSGGEAQRVKLSKELSKRPTGRTLYILDEPTTGLHFVDIQRLLDVLDRLVETGNTVLVIEHNVDVIQNADWVIDLGPEGGDQGGCVVAEGTPQAVMKVKESWTGQVLLEDSKSRAC, from the coding sequence ATGAACAACTCAATCGTGATTAGGGGCGCTCGTCAACATAACCTCAAGAATCTCGACCTGGAGTTTCCTCGGGATCAGTTGGTGGTAATTACGGGCCTAAGTGGATCAGGTAAGTCGTCTTTGGCATTTGACACGATTTATGCTGAAGGCCAGCGGCGATACGTCGAATCACTCTCCGCCTATGCCAGGCAATTCCTTGACCAAATGACGAAACCTGATGTGGATTCCATTGAAGGGCTTTCACCTGCCATTTCCATCGAACAAAAGACGACAAGTCAAAATCCCCGTTCCACGGTGGGGACGGTGACAGAGATCTATGATTATTTTCGTCTGTTGTTTGCCAGAATCGGCCAGCCCTTTTGCTACCTCTGTGGGAATGCCATTGCAGCGCAAACGGTCCAACAAATGGTGGATGCCATTCACGGGCTTCCTCTAGGCACAAAAATCCATATTCTGGCACCCATTGTGCGAGGACGCAAAGGCGAATATCGCAAAGAATTATTGGCAGCTCGCAAGGCCGGATTTGTTCGGGCTCGCATTGATGGAGCCATTCGGGATCTCGGGGAGTCTATTCATTTACATAAACAACGTAAACATACAATAGAGATTGTGATTGATCGACTCATCGTCAAGTCAGAGCCCGGGGTGTCGCGTCGTTTGGCAGATTCGGTAGAAACGGCCCTCAAGTTGGCGCACGGCCTCGTTGGGGTGCTGACAGAAGATGATCAAGTCCGTGTCTATAGCGAACACCTGGCATGTATTCAGTGTGGTGTCAGCTATTCAGAAATTTCCCCAAGAATTTTTTCATTTAACAGTCCCCATGGTGCTTGTGATGGATGCGATGGGATTGGGTATGAAGCTTCAACTCATTCGGATTGGGAGGAATGGACCTTCGATACCCCATGTGAGAAGTGTGGCGGAGGCCGACTGAAGAAGGAAAGCCTTGCCATAAAAATTGGAGGGCAGTCTATTGCTGAACTGACGCATCTGTCTGTGCGGAATACCTTGGCATTTATGAATGCGTTGAACCTCACTGATCGCGAACAGATGATTGGGGAGCGAGTGCTGAAAGAGATTCGGGAGAGGCTGGAGTTTTTACTCAACGTCGGATTGGGCTACCTCACGTTAGATCGTCCCTCTGCCACTTTGTCCGGAGGGGAAGGGCAACGGATTCGATTGGCTACGCAAATCGGATCGGGATTGGTAGGCGTGTTGTATATTCTGGATGAACCCAGTATCGGGTTGCATCAGCGGGATCACCGACGGTTACTCAAAACGTTGTTACGATTGCGTGATATGGGGAATACTGTCGTGGTGGTGGAGCACGACGCCGAGACCATGCGCGCTGCCGATTATGTATTGGATTTAGGGCCAGGAGCTGGCGTGGAGGGTGGAGAATTAGTCGCCCATGGATCTCCCGCGGTGGTAATGGCTCACCCCACCTCGCTGACCGGCCAATATCTAAATGGGAATCGCCGGGTGTCCTTGCCTCATCGTGCACGGCTCGCCAAAGGATTTTTGACCGTCGTGGGCGCGGAAAAGCACAATCTTCGGGATCTGACCGTAAATTTTCCATTGGGCCTCCTGACCTGTGTCACCGGGGTGTCAGGGTCAGGGAAAAGCACTTTGGTCGTAGATGTGTTGTTCCGGTCGCTGGGACAGGGTTTTTCCCAGAAGAAGCCGGTGTTTGAGGGATGCCGGGAAATACGTGGGCTTGATCAGCTGGATAAACTTATTGATATTGATCAGTCCCCGATTGGACGGACCCCGCGTTCGAATCCCGCCACCTATACCGGCCTCTTTAGTTTTATTCGTGATCTGTTCGCGCAATTACCGGAGTCTCGAGTGCGAGGCTACAAGCCAGGCCGCTACAGTTTCAATGTCAAGGGTGGGCGATGCGAGGCTTGTCAGGGTGATGGCCTCATAAAAATTGAAATGCATTTTCTCCCAGATATTTATGTAACCTGTGAGGCCTGTAATGGCCAACGGTACAATCGCGAAACCTTGGATGTGACCTACAGGGGGCGAACGATCGCAGATGTCTTAAACATGACCGTGGCTGAAGCCCTGGAGTTTTTCGTGAACATTCCGCCACTGCGGATTCGACTGCAAACTTTATCAGATGTGGGTCTGCATTACATTAAACTCGGGCAATCGGCGACCACTTTGTCCGGGGGAGAAGCCCAGCGGGTCAAGCTTTCTAAGGAGCTCTCGAAACGACCCACTGGTCGTACGCTCTATATTCTGGATGAACCGACGACGGGACTACATTTTGTAGATATTCAACGGTTGTTGGATGTGCTTGACCGGTTAGTGGAGACGGGGAATACGGTCCTCGTGATTGAGCATAATGTGGATGTGATTCAGAACGCGGATTGGGTCATTGATTTGGGGCCGGAAGGTGGAGATCAAGGAGGATGTGTGGTGGCGGAGGGTACTCCGCAAGCCGTGATGAAAGTCAAGGAATCGTGGACAGGGCAGGTGTTACTAGAAGATTCTAAAAGCCGAGCTTGCTGA
- a CDS encoding polyprenyl synthetase family protein, translated as MNIQAYLDQQRQRVDQFLERSVPLLSVHPQRLYESMRYSLLGGGKRIRPILTIATAQALGYDRDAMLPFAASLEFVHTYSLIHDDLPAMDNDDYRRGRLTNHKVFGDGMAILAGDALLTMAFELCSQVDGTEAFSAAQQLDIVRELAHGSGHQGMVGGQVMDIQAENQEIDLPHLQQIHTCKTGRLIRAAVRIGGIIGEAKTQQMQCLTDYSEDIGLAFQIADDVLDMVGTREELGKDAGTDERRGKQTYPSFFGVEGARQLGEECVQRAITRLDAFDKQADPLRDIATYIMARRS; from the coding sequence GTGAACATTCAAGCCTACTTAGACCAGCAGCGCCAACGGGTTGACCAGTTTCTGGAGCGGAGCGTCCCCCTGCTTTCGGTCCATCCTCAACGACTGTATGAATCCATGCGATATAGCCTTCTGGGTGGAGGTAAACGCATTCGTCCGATTTTGACCATTGCCACTGCCCAAGCCCTGGGATATGACCGCGATGCCATGTTGCCGTTCGCCGCTTCCTTGGAGTTCGTTCATACGTATTCTCTTATTCATGATGATCTCCCGGCGATGGATAACGATGACTATCGGCGAGGCCGATTAACCAACCACAAAGTTTTTGGTGATGGTATGGCGATATTGGCAGGAGATGCATTGTTGACCATGGCGTTTGAGTTATGCAGTCAAGTTGATGGCACAGAGGCTTTTTCTGCTGCTCAGCAGTTAGACATTGTGCGGGAACTGGCACATGGTTCTGGGCATCAGGGAATGGTGGGGGGGCAGGTAATGGATATTCAGGCCGAAAACCAGGAGATTGACTTACCTCACCTCCAGCAAATCCACACCTGTAAAACGGGACGTCTGATTCGCGCTGCAGTGCGGATCGGCGGTATTATTGGTGAGGCCAAGACACAGCAAATGCAGTGCCTAACGGACTATTCAGAGGATATTGGGCTGGCTTTTCAGATTGCCGATGATGTGTTGGATATGGTGGGGACACGGGAGGAATTGGGAAAGGACGCAGGGACTGATGAAAGAAGAGGGAAGCAGACCTATCCCTCTTTTTTTGGGGTTGAAGGTGCCAGGCAACTGGGAGAGGAGTGTGTCCAGCGGGCGATAACCCGATTAGATGCCTTTGATAAGCAGGCCGACCCCCTACGAGACATTGCCACCTATATAATGGCGCGACGGTCTTGA
- a CDS encoding NAD-dependent epimerase/dehydratase family protein: protein MKVLITGSSGFIGAAVTRAVVAKGDEVRVLVRPTSNLKNLEGLPVETVYGDLQDYLSLKKAVAGCEGLYHVAAHYALWDQNPSVFYAINVEGTKNLFRAASEAGVQRIVYTSTIGAIGLPDQGGLGNETLFPTLAQLAGDYKRSKFLAEQEVLRMAQEGLPVVIVNPTAPVGERDVKPTPTGQIIVDFMRGRMLAYIETGMNLVDVEDVAIGHIRAMECGRVGERYILGNQNLTLKEVCQILSRLTGMPAPRLRLPWRLVLPLAHLNQWIANLVTHRSPRIPLEGVRMAKYHMHYDCTKARQELALPQTSVETALNKAVEWFRQHGYA from the coding sequence ATGAAAGTACTCATTACAGGTTCTTCCGGCTTCATTGGGGCTGCGGTGACACGGGCAGTTGTTGCGAAAGGCGATGAGGTCCGTGTCCTGGTTCGACCCACCAGCAATCTGAAAAATCTTGAAGGGTTACCAGTCGAAACCGTTTATGGGGATTTGCAGGATTACTTGTCCCTCAAGAAAGCCGTTGCCGGCTGCGAAGGGCTCTATCACGTGGCGGCGCATTATGCGTTGTGGGATCAAAACCCTTCTGTTTTTTATGCCATCAATGTCGAAGGGACCAAAAATTTGTTTCGTGCCGCAAGTGAGGCAGGTGTTCAACGAATCGTCTACACGAGTACGATTGGTGCGATCGGGTTGCCCGATCAAGGGGGCCTTGGGAATGAAACGCTCTTTCCAACGTTGGCCCAACTGGCAGGGGATTATAAGAGATCTAAGTTTTTGGCGGAGCAAGAAGTCCTCCGCATGGCTCAAGAAGGGTTGCCTGTGGTTATTGTCAATCCAACGGCCCCAGTGGGAGAACGGGACGTCAAGCCCACTCCAACCGGCCAAATTATTGTGGATTTTATGCGTGGTCGAATGTTGGCATATATAGAAACCGGGATGAATTTGGTGGATGTTGAGGATGTGGCCATCGGGCATATCCGGGCGATGGAGTGCGGTCGAGTTGGGGAGCGGTATATTCTGGGCAATCAGAATCTTACACTGAAAGAAGTGTGTCAAATACTCAGTCGACTAACCGGAATGCCTGCTCCACGCCTTCGATTGCCTTGGAGGCTGGTGCTTCCCCTAGCGCATCTAAATCAATGGATTGCCAATTTGGTGACCCATCGTTCACCAAGAATTCCTTTGGAAGGGGTGCGGATGGCCAAATATCACATGCATTATGATTGCACGAAAGCACGCCAGGAGTTGGCTCTTCCCCAAACGTCCGTGGAAACGGCTTTGAATAAGGCGGTAGAGTGGTTTCGCCAACATGGATATGCCTGA
- a CDS encoding carotenoid biosynthesis protein, whose product MEYVYLLANTFILRPYVFVFLGISLYSGQQLLGWRRAVRFFGLTWAIAFICEYASTRIGIPFGDYFYTGSTQDHELYLSNIPFMDSISFSFLLYASYCLALIFVLPPAKGVDQQGWLFDPELRNSWPVVGLTVVLFTFSDVVIDPVALQGERWFLGNIYGYHQEGIYFGVPLANFAGWAVVGFLSLLGFRLMERGTNATDPIPRMVVKWELILGIGLYYGVLAFNLGMTFWIGEMLMGIVGSFIFVPLTAVLLNTLWRGLFAYRVKESSE is encoded by the coding sequence TTGGAATACGTTTATCTTCTCGCAAACACGTTCATACTCAGGCCCTATGTCTTTGTCTTTTTAGGGATCTCCCTATATAGCGGGCAACAACTTTTAGGATGGCGGCGGGCCGTCAGATTCTTTGGCCTCACGTGGGCAATTGCTTTTATTTGTGAATATGCCTCGACCCGGATCGGGATCCCCTTTGGCGATTATTTTTATACGGGTTCAACTCAGGACCATGAGTTGTATCTTTCCAATATCCCGTTCATGGACTCCATCTCATTCTCATTTTTATTATATGCCAGTTACTGCCTGGCTCTCATTTTCGTGTTACCCCCTGCAAAAGGGGTGGACCAACAGGGATGGCTATTCGATCCGGAATTAAGAAACTCATGGCCTGTTGTGGGATTAACGGTGGTGTTATTTACCTTTTCGGATGTGGTGATCGATCCAGTAGCCCTTCAGGGTGAACGATGGTTTCTGGGAAATATTTACGGTTACCACCAGGAGGGGATTTATTTTGGTGTTCCCCTCGCGAATTTTGCGGGATGGGCCGTGGTCGGATTTCTCTCCCTTCTCGGCTTCCGCTTGATGGAGCGGGGCACAAATGCCACAGACCCCATTCCCCGAATGGTAGTGAAATGGGAATTGATACTAGGAATTGGCCTTTATTACGGTGTCCTGGCCTTTAACTTGGGGATGACCTTCTGGATTGGTGAAATGCTGATGGGTATCGTGGGAAGCTTTATTTTTGTACCCCTGACTGCGGTTCTTCTTAATACTTTGTGGCGAGGATTGTTCGCTTACAGAGTCAAGGAATCTTCAGAATGA
- a CDS encoding phage holin family protein yields the protein MKGFLIRCGITGFAVLLASQIIPGIEITGVASGIAAVIILAFLNAIIRPVLYLLSAPFIFVTLGLFMLLINGFLLYLVSILVKGFIISGFWPAVGGALIISLVSGVLNLWISEQGRIEIVTHPSSGRKIRHIN from the coding sequence ATGAAGGGTTTTCTTATTCGTTGCGGGATCACGGGGTTTGCGGTTTTGTTGGCAAGCCAGATTATCCCAGGCATTGAAATCACGGGGGTTGCGTCGGGGATCGCGGCAGTGATTATCCTCGCCTTTCTTAATGCCATCATCCGCCCCGTGCTTTATCTGCTTTCAGCTCCATTTATTTTCGTTACGTTGGGGCTGTTCATGCTTCTCATCAATGGATTTCTCCTTTATCTAGTCTCAATCCTGGTCAAGGGATTCATTATCTCAGGATTTTGGCCAGCGGTGGGTGGCGCGCTCATTATTAGTTTGGTCAGTGGAGTATTAAATCTCTGGATTTCCGAGCAAGGCCGAATCGAAATTGTCACTCATCCTTCATCCGGTCGAAAAATTCGCCATATTAATTAA